The Sporosarcina sp. Te-1 DNA window AAGCAATCGGGCGGCAAGTCGGGTTGAGCCATGTGATTGCGGAAGTGCTTCCAGAACAGAAAAGTGATGAAATCAAGAAACTGCAAGCGCAAGGCAAAAAAGTAGCAATGGTCGGTGATGGTATCAACGATGCGCCGGCACTTGCCATTGCGGATATTGGCATGGCGATTGGAACGGGAACAGATATTGCAATTGAAGCCGCTGACATTACACTCATGCGGGGCGATTTGAATAGCGTAGCGGATGCCATTATCATGAGCCGCAAAACAATGCGCAACATTAAGCAAAATCTGTTCTTCGCGTTCTTTTACAATACGATCGGTATTCCGGTCGCGGCTCTTGGATTACTTGCTCCATGGGTGGCAGGGGCTGCGATGGCATTTAGTTCGGTATCGGTCGTCTTGAATGCGCTGCGTCTTCAACGAGTCAAACTATAAACAACGAGAAAGCCTCCGCTGATTGGATCAGCGGAGGCTTTTATCATGTTAAGCGTACAACTTATTTTTCTTTCAGATCTTTTGTAAGAGGAACTAGATCAAAGATTTCATGATGTTCGAACGCATCGACGAGCCGGTCGAGCCATTCGAAGTAATCCCGAATATACTCAAGTTTGGATACGTCATGCCGAGCAAGTTCTTTTACTTCCTCACTCGAAGTCGGATCCTCCACCAGACGTTCCAACTCACCCAATGATTTTTTGATGGCGGTCGCATGCAAGGAGATCGATCTTCGCCATTTGATGGAGAATAAATCGATAAAACTTTGATACCAATCGTCTTTCACTTGATACAAATCCTTCCGCACGCCCCGCTTCCAAGCGCGTTCCACCAACTTCAAATCAGACAAAGCCCGGACAGATGTACTCATGCTCGTTTTGCTCATGCCGAGCTCTTCCGTCATTTCATCGAGTGTCATCGGTTCATCATGAAAGAACATCGTGCCGAATTGACGCCCTGTTGAAGAGGTCAAGCCGTATAAGTGTATATTCTGCGCAATGGTCTCAATAATTCGCTCACGTGCTTTGTCGAGTGCTTCTTTGCCTTCCATGTGTGGGTTCCCTCCGCTATCATCTATGTCACTTTTCCTAAGCGTATTATAATCACATTGGAATTGCAATGATATACGTTAGTTTTGTACAGTTTTTACTGTACAAACAATTAATATGGTTAAAACGGTTGAAATAATATTGTAATACACATATACTAGTAGACATTGAGTTTGTAAGGAGTGTACGCATGGAAGAAATGGAAATGAAGAAGAAAATAGAAGTGAGGAATGTATCTAAGATATTCGGCAAGAACAGTAAACGTGCCGCTCAACTTCTGAATGAAGGGAAATCCAAAGCGGAAATCCTGAAGCAGACAGGAACGACAGTCGGCGTAAAAAGCGCGACGTTCGATGTGTATGACGGCGAAATTTTCGTCATCATGGGATTATCGGGCAGTGGGAAGTCCACACTTGTTCGGATGTTTAATCGTCTCATTGAACCAACAGCCGGCGCCATCCAGATCGATGGAGAAGATATCGTAAGGATGAATAAAGAGCAATTACGCAACGTCAGGCGGAAAAAAATCGGAATGGTGTTTCAGAACTTTGCACTCTTTCCGCATAAAACCATTTTGGAAAACACCGAGTATGGCTTGGAAATCCAAGGCGTGGCAAAGACAGATTGCCAGATGAAAGCAAAAGAATCCCTTCGACTGGTGGGATTGGCGGGTTATGAAGACCAATATCCGAATCAATTGAGCGGGGGCATGCAGCAGCGGGTCGGTTTGGCCAGGGCTCTGGCAAACGATCCAGATGTTCTTCTTATGGATGAGGCGTTCAGCGCGCTGGACCCATTAATCCGGAAAGATATGCAGGACGAATTATTGCAATTGCATCATGATATGGGCAAGACCATCATCTTCATCACGCATGATCTGGATGAAGCACTCCGGATCGGGGATCGAATTGCCTTGATGAAGGACGGGGATATCGTTCAAATTGGTTCGCCGGAAGAGATTTTGATGAGTCCTTCCAATGAATACGTTGAAAAATTTGTTGAAGATGTCGATCTTTCCAAAGTATTGACGGCGGGCCATATCATGAAGAAGGCGGATACCGTACAAGTTGACCGAGGACCAAGGGTTGCATTGCGTCTAATGAAGCAGCTTCGGATTTCTTCTATCTATGTCGTTGATAAAGGAAATCGGCTGCTTGGGGCTGTTACCGCCCAAGATACTGTGGCAGCTTCTGAATCCGGCGCTTCGTTGGATGAAGTGTTGATTAAGGATGTGCCAACAACGTCTGCGGATACGGTCTTGACGGAGCTGTTTGATACGGTTTCGACAACGCCTATTCCTATGGCGGTGGTCGATGAACAGAATCACTTGGAAGGTATCATCATCCGGGGCGCGTTGATTGGTGCATTGGCTGGAGATGGCCAGTTCATCAATGAAAGCCGGACAGTGGAAGAAGACATGGAACCAGCGGGAATGGGGGTGGCCAGCAATGAATAATTTACTTCCCCGGTTACCGTTTGCCGACTGGATCGATACAGGCATTGATTGGCTAGTTACCCAATTTGGTTCGGTGTTCGATGGCCTCTCCGGATTTTTGAAAGGGACAGTCGAAGGTGCGGTCGATCTTATGGCATGGGTACCCTCCATTGTGCTGGCAGTGCTGTTCGCGCTGATTGCTTGGTTCCTTTCATCGCGGCGCATTGCGATTTTCTCGTTGCTTGGTCTGTTATTCATTGACTATCTCGGTTATTGGCATCCGATGCTTCAGATGTTGGCACTCGTCATCACATCCGTTGTCATTGCGCTCATTATTGGTATCCCGTTAGGCATTTGGGGTTCCCAGCAGCCGACAGTGAAGAAAATTATCAATCCAATTTTGGATTTGATGCAGACGATGCCGGCATTTGTTTATTTGCTGCCAGCCATCTTCTTCTTCAATATCGGTGTTGTGCCGGGCGTGGTAGCATCCGTCATCTTTTCCATGCCGCCGACAATTCGGTTGACCATGCTCGGCATTGAGCAGGTGCCAAAGGATTTGATCGAAGCGACAGAAGCATTTGGCTCCACGACATGGCAACGGCTGGTCAAAGTGCAGATTCCGCTGGCGAAGCCCACAATCATGGCAGGGGTCAACCAAAGCATTATGCTTTCACTTTCCATGGTGGTGATCGCTTCCATGGTTGGCGCACCGGGACTTGGAGAAGAGGTTTATCGCGCAGTGACGCAATTAAAAACGGGCGTCGGTTTTGAAACCGGCTTATCGATCGTCATCGTAGCGATCATTCTCGACCGGATTACACAACATGCAGGAAAGAAAAAACAAGGGGGAACGTTATCATGACTATGACAAAGAAATTTTTAGGACTTGGAGCAGCAGCTCTACTCGCGCTCGGTCTCGCCGCTTGTGGCAATGAAGACGATAATAAAGGCAAGAAAGAGGAAACAAATGGAGGCTCCGCCACATCGGTAGGAGAATCTGTGGATTACAAAATTACCGGAATCGACCCGGGTGCCGGAATTATGGAAGCGACAGACAAAGCGCTTGAGGAGTATGACCTTGACAAATGGACTGTTACCACGGGTTCCGGCGCGGCCATGACGGCTGCATTGAAAAAAGCGTATGACAAAGAAGAGCCGATCATCGTGACTGGTTGGACACCCCATTGGAAATTTGCCAAGTTTGATTTGAAATACTTGGAAGATCCAAAAGGCGTGTATGGTGGTGAAGAACAGATCCATACCATTGCTAGAAAAGGACTGAAGGAAGACTTGCCTGAAGCCTATGAAATCCTCTCGAACTTCCATTGGACAGAGGACGACATGGGATCAGTCATGGTGGCAATCCAGGATGGAACCAAAGAGGCAGACGCTGCCCGCGACTGGGTGGATGCCAATGCGGATAAGATTTCCGAGTGGACGGAGGGTGTAGATCCAGTCGACGGTGACAAAATCAATCTTGCCTACGTTGCTTGGGACAGCGAAATCGCCAGCCATAACGTCATGAAACTTGTTTTGGAAGACATGGGATATAATGTTACATTGACGCAAGTCGAAGCCGGTCCATTATGGACGGCCATTGCAGATGGAAGTGCCGACGCAACCTTAGCTGCATGGCTTCCAGTTACTCATAAAACATATGCGGATAAATTCGAAGGGAAATTCGACGATCTCGGAATTAGCATGGAAGGGGTCAAAATTGGCCTCGTTGTGCCAGCCTATATGGACATCGATTCCATTGAAGACTTAAAAGAATAAGTTTGGGGATATTCTATAGCAGGTGGAGAAAAGCAAATCGCTTTTCTCCACCTGCTTTTTTATTGCATGCGAAGGCTGCACGGTTTTACTTCGCGTAGCTTTCAGCAACCGCTCGTAAGTAAGTGTCGACTTCTCATAAGTTCCAGCGGACCGCTCGTAAGTACGTAGCGACCTCTCATAAGTGCCGTAGCACCGCTCGTAAGTACGGGGACCTCTCATAAGTTCCGTCGAATCGCTCGAAAGTACCCGGCGACCTCTCTTAAGTCTGTTGCAACTTCTCGTAAGTGCTGGCGCACCGCTCGTATGTACATGGTGACCGCTCGTAAGTTCCGTCACGCCGCTCATAAGTACGCAGCGACATCTCATAAGTTCCATCGTAATGCTCGTAAGTACGTTGCATCTTCTAGCAAGTTCTGTTTTTCTGCTTGTTAATTCGTAGTGATCTCTCGCAAGTCCTGACGAATAGCTCATAAATACATGTCGACCTCTCATAAGTCCGGTGAACCGCTCATAAGTACGAGGTGACTTCTCGTATGTACCGTCGCACCGCCCGTAAGTACTCAGTGACCTCTTATAAGTTCCAGCGCACAGCTTATAAGTACGCAGTGATCTCTCGTAAGTGCCAGCACACCGCTCGTAAGTACGCAGTGACCTCTCATAAGTTCCAGCGCACAGCTCATAAGTACACAGTGATCTCTCGTAAGTGCCAGCACACCGCTCGTAAGTACCCAGCGACTCTCAAAAGTCCCGGCAATCGTTCCCTCTCCACTTTCAGCGAACCACTCGTGATTCTCCCAAAATTGAAGGAGAATAACAGGGTTATTGTAACATTGCAGTCGTATACCTAAGCACTCTTCGTTCGCTTTCATATGGTAAGTATGAGCTCTCAATTCTGAGGGCTGATCTACGGGAGGAACTCCCGGACTGCGGATGGGACTGCCTATCGGCAATCCGGCAGAATATCGAGTAGCGGAGGAAGATCATTTCTGCGCCACCAGAAGCGACAGCTTCATTTGTGGGACGGCCTGTCGTTTGTGTTACCTGCATTTGATAGGACAAGCGACCCGGTGAAATTGATCACCCTCATTTGCTTACACTTTCTTTGCCTTTTCACCTCCTTCCTTTTGGCAGGGAAGGTGACTCGGCTCCCACACAGTAAAGCCTCGGAGGAGAAATTCCTCTGAGGCTATTTTTTGACTGTGCTTCTCATCCCGACCCGATCCCAGATAATGAATTATTTTGTGGTCCTAAAATATTCTGCCACCTGCGTTACCCGAACTTTACCTTTGTCGAGTTCGTGGTAAATGCCACGGCTGTCTGTAAAGAAAATATATCGCCCGCGCTCGCTTTGAACCAGGGACACCGCTTGTTCCATTGAGTCCAGGTGGACAAACCTCCGGATGTAATGCTCTTCATCAAAAAAGTAGGTAATTTTGAATTCTTTCATCAAATTGTCCTCTCCTGACATGCGAAATGTATGTACATCGTACTGAATCCGAAACTCATGTTGCAAGCGCCAAGAATTTTCCAATACCACATGAAACATTTAGTATTCTTATGATAGAATGAAAGCATTATTGAAGATAAAGGGTGAAAGCCATTGAGCAGCAGGGAAAGGAATCATGTAACGGTTTTAGGAAACGGAGAAAAAACGATCGTCTTCGCTCACGGTTTTGGCTGCGACCAGACGGTGTGGCGACGGATCGTGCCAGCATTTGAGAACGACTATCGTATCGTTCTATTCGATTACACTGGTTCGGGCAGCAGTGATAAGACGTTGTATTCCAAGGAGCGGTACAGTTCCTTGGACGGTTATGCGCTGGATGTGATGGACATTGCGGAGGAATTGAATTTGGCCCATGTTATTTTCGTTGGACATTCCGTTTCCAGCATGATTGGGGCTATCGCCTCTATCGAACGTCCCGACCTGATGGACCAGTTGATCATGATTGGGCCATCCCCGCGTTACTTGAACGACGGGGCATACCATGGAGGTTTTGAAAGAGAAGATATCAACGAGTTGCTTGACATGATGGAACTGAATTATAAGGAATGGGCGAAATATTTGGCGCCGGTCGTGATGAAAAATGAAGAACGACCAGAGCTCACATCTAATTTTGAAAAGACCTTATGTGAAAACGATCCAATCATTGCGAGGCGCTTTGCGGAAGTGACGTTTACTTCAGATGTGAGAGACCGGCTGGACGATGTGGTAGTTCCGACCTTAATTATGCAGACACGTGAAGACGCCATTTCTCCGATTGAGGTTGGAGAATATGTGCATTCACATATTAAAGGAAGCGAGTTTGTGTTAATGGATGCGAAAGGCCATAATCCGCACATCAGCGATCCAGAGGAGACCATTCAAGTGCTCCGTGATTATCTTACTGGAGACAACCATTAAAAATGGATGCACAGTTGAACTTTGCGCCGTGCGGCTATTTAGTCCTAACGGAGGACTGGCATATCCTTGACATAAATCAAACACTGAAAGAGATGTTGGGCATCGACAATGCGCCGGAAAACATGCGGGATATACTGACGGTTCCTTCAAAGGTCTATTTCCAGACGTATTTTGTACCGGTCATCCATATTCATGGTAGGGTGGAGGAACTCTATTTGACGTTAAAAGGGAAGCAGGGGCCGCTTCCGGTCTTAATGAGTGCACGCGAACGGAACAGCCGGTATGAATGCGTCCTCATGCAGATGAGTATTCGAGATGAATATGAAAATGAATTGCTTGTGGCAAAGCGAAACGCCGAACAAATTCAGCAAGAAACCGACAAGGCATATAACACCCTGCTAGGCTTGATGAATGAGGTACAGGAGAAACAGCAGGAATTGATGGATCTGAATCATCGCCTGCAAACAATGGCGACGACCGATCCGTTAACCGGTTTGTACAATCGACGAGTTTTTCAAGAACGGCTGGCAGAACAAATCGAAAAGGCGGCTGAAAAACACACTGTCTTTTCGGTACTGCTTTTTGATATAGACTATTTTAAGACGGTGAACGATACGTACGGCCATAATGTCGGCGATGAGGTATTGAAAGAACTGGCCGAAAAAATCAAGGGACAAATACCTGTCCAATCTACAACCGCCCGGATTGGCGGAGAAGAGTTCGCCATCATTCAACTAGAAGCAGACCAGGCCTCATCCTCCGCTTTCGCAGAGAAACTGAGACAACATATTGCAACCTCCATTTGGCGCAGCAAAGCTATTACTATCAGTATCGGCATTGCCACCTACCAGGAGGGTGATACTGCGGAAAGTATGTATATCCGGGCCGACAGCGCATTGTATACCTCTAAACGTTCTGGACGGAACCGCGTAGCAAGAGATACTAGACAGTCCATGCCGCGCTAAAGAAGAATGCACGGCATAGGACTCATTTTTATTGCTCACCCTCCTGGTCTTTTCGCGGGATATTGCGCAAATCGATAACAATTGGTTTCTTATCCGGCTCTCCATTTGTTACGTACAAGTTTGAATCTGCTGTCTCCGTCTCCTCGGCCAGGGCATCTTGGCGGTCCATTTGGCTTTCTTGGAACACGGTCGGCACGATGTCTATCCGATTTTCAGTTGGATGGTCTTCCTCTGCGTTGTGTTCATAGTAATCCCGAATCAATTCCTTCTCCCGTTCACTCTGCGGATAGCCGCGGGTCGAAGCGTCACGTCCTGTATCGTGATCCCCTTCAAATCGGGTATGATCAAACAACACTTCACCACCGGCACGGCCAAATGGCCTCTGATTTTCCATGTTATCTCGCTTCAGCAAATTGCCAGTGTTCTCTTCCTCGGTTGCATTCACTTGTTTCTTTCTTTCGTTATTGCGTTTATCCGCATACACTTCATAAACCGTTCTTTCAAGTGTTCCATCGATATATAACACATACTTGCCATTCTCGACTTCTTGGTAATATCGTTTTGCTTCCGCAGAATCAAATCCCGCTTCCACGAGCATCGTTTCAACGGGGTCCTCACCCGATAGGAAACCGATAAACCGATCGAACCAAGACGACGGCTCTGACTTGATTTCCTCGGATGTACGGTGCCGCAATACTGAAACAGCGGACTCTTCTTTTGCGATAACGTATATGCGCGCCGGGTCAATCCCTTTATGTTCCAATTCATTGATTTCTGAAGACAATTCATTCAAATTGTCGTATAGCCCAATAAACGTTTTATCCTCCATCGCTTGCACCTCCTTCATTCCGTACCATTTATTTACCCAGGCAGCGATAAAGGGAAACTTAGGAAAAAAGGTAGAGTCGACGCGATTTCTTGAATCGAGGAAACGATAGATTTTATCTGGGAGTTTCAATAAAAAAGGACTTTCCACATACAAATGAACCCTATTTTTGTTGTATGATAGAACGTATGACTTCATTTTTTGAGGAAGGAGAATGTCTGATGGAACAGATGAAGGCCGCATGCCGTTTGGAACTGACTCAGCGGGCCCGGAAAGAGATTGGCAGATGGGTGCTCGATGAAGTGAGTTTTTTCGCCATGCAAGATTATTTTGACGTCTACATAGAAAAAATGCCGGCTAAACAGGATGTTATGACGTTCTCCTTCTTCTTTGACAATGAAACGAACGGTCCTTTGTCCCGGCTGTTGGATGAACGGGTTGCGATTATGGAATGCGTCATGAAAAATGAAGGATTCGTGGCGCTTTCATTCCGGGTAAAAGGCCGCCGGGAACCAGTCGGGACGAATCGGCGCTTGCCGGCCCGTTTGAAATTCCAAGTGGGCAAGGCGGGTCAGCCCATGCCGATTCAGTTGTACACTAGTCTACGGGAGCTGCCGATCGCCGAGGAACGATCTGCATATGTGGAAAAAAGGATTGCCAGTTGGGAAGGATACTTGCGGATCGAAGAAAAGAATGCAGATGTCGCGGATATTACGGCTCGCTTTTCACAAGTGGCAGTCAATGAGGATTTCACCCAAGCCACTTTCACTTGCGGAGGATTGGAAGCGAAGGATTGGAAAGCTATCGCAGGCTTCAGTGCAAAATGGAAAGGTTCGGGAGACGATTTTGGATACGTTATCGATGTGAATCGGTCTAAACGGACAGTGAAGATTGAGTTAAAACGGCATTATCAGGCGCTTGCCCGTCGTGGTTCTCTCGTTCCGTCTGGGAAGGAGACAGAAATTGTCTTCAGCAATTTTGCCGAATTGAGCCAGATCAGGAGATTACGGAAAGGGTTTAAGGATTTGCAGGATGGCTTCGCGGCAAATCCAAACTTAGAAAAGATCCTGTTTGAAGAGCGGCCTGTCGTTCAAATTACGAATAAGAAAGCCGAGCTTGATTTTCACCATCCTCTCAATGAATTCCAACGGGAAGCCGTTGTCGGTGCCATGTCGGCAAACGATTTATATGTCATTCAAGGGCCGCCCGGGACAGGGAAAACGACGGTTATCTCGGAATTATGCCTTCAGCTCGTGAAGGCAGGCATGCGGACGTTAGTCGCTTCGCAATCCAATCTTGCCGTCGATAACGCGTTAGGCCGCCTGCTTTCCGATTCCGGTATCCGGATACTGCGTTACGGCCGGACGGAAAGCATCGAAGAGGAGGGCAAGCGGTTTATTGAAGAAAATGTGGCTCACTATTGGAAAGAAGAAACGTTAGCTGCTGTAAATGGCCAGCGAAAAGCCCGGTCCGAAAGAATGGATTCCATCGCCAAGGAAATTGCTGAGAGCGAACAGGCCTTGGAAAAATGGCAAACAGAGCTTTCCGTATTGGAAGAGGCGAAGAAGAGAAAAAGGGAAGCGAGGCAGGAACACGAAGAACTGTCGGCTGCTTTGCAAGCGGTTGAGCAAAAATTACTTGAAGCTGCAGGGCAGCGTGAGGAATATGAGCTGGAACAAGTCCGTTTAGAAGGGGAAATGAAGCAGCTCGATGAAACGATAGCCCGTCTTGAAATGGACATTCAGTCGTTGCATTTGGATGAGCCCATGCAACAGGAAATGGATGCTGTCAAAGATAAAGTGGAAGTATTCCGGCAAGTCATGCGCTTCTATGAAACGAAAAATGCCATCGAAGCAGCCAAGCTTCTCCTCAACCGGATCAAGAACGATATAAATGAGAACATCAATAGACGGAACATCCTGCGTCAACTGAAGGAAGAGTTAGCACCTATTGGTGAGTTGCCGGCCCTTTTGGAAAAAGTGAAGTCTTTTCCGTATGATCCCTCTCTGCCGCTGAAGCTTGAAATCAATTCATTGCATAAACATCTGGCGACAGTACGAAACGGAACATACACATATGAGTTCCAAGAATGGAAAGGTGTTTTTGAACGGCTTGAGAACGGCATTTCCCATTTAGAAGGCATTCTTAGAACGAATGGATATCCGCTAGACTCTATTCAGAGCAAGAATAGCGATTTGTACCGGACTGCGGATGAAATGCATGATATGATCGACGCCATTGGGCGTTTCATTAAGACGAAAAGTCCACAAATCTCAAGACTCCAGCCTGGACAAAAAGCGGCGCTTTTCAACCGGATTGCTGAAAACCTCGCCTACTTGTATGGCAAACTGGAAGAAGTGACAGGCCATGCGAACGGAATCAAAGAAGCTGCACAGGCCCAAGCTGTGTCGATGTTTCAGTCCATCAAAAGGGAACTCGTGATGGAACTTGATGATTCAGTAGCTGAGCTGGAGCACGATGCTATCCAGTTCGAAGCCGATATAGTCGCACATGGCGAACAACTCGAGCTATTGGAGCAGGAACGTGATCAATTGGCTCCTCTTGTCACAGGACAAGAAGATCTCCTGGTCCTCCAGGCCGAACTGGTAGAAGGGGAAAAGAAGCTGGTTCAGAATGAACAGCGTCTTGCCCAGTTACGACAGGCGCAAACCCAATTGGAGATGGGGCGCACTACACTTGCCGATGCAACCGCCAACTTGGAAAGGATTCAGGAAAAGCTGGACGGATTGGAGCAGTTGCAACTGGACATGACGAAGGATACCGCCCAGTATGCAAGTGGATTGCAGTCGCTGGAAGAGGTATTACAGATGAATCCTGAGGAACGCTCAGCACAAGTACATGCAGAAATGAAAGCCTTGAATGAAAAGATCCGGAGATTGGCTGAGGAGCAGACACATCTGCCGCTCGCGATGGAACTGCAGGATGAATGGAGCAAGCTGCTTGAGGAAGCAGGGGATTACGATCTCGAAGAAATTCGGAAATTGTATGTCCGGCACGCCAACGTCATTGGAACAACATGTGTCGCTTCCGCACGAAAGGAATTTATGGAAGACTACCCGACATTCGATGTCGTCATTATCGATGAAGTGTCGAAAGCGACGCCGCCGGAACTGTTGTTGCCGATGCTGAAAGGGAAGAAAATCATCTTGGTGGGAGACCATCATCAATTGCCGCCGCTCGTTGGCAGGGAAACAATGGAAGAGTTCATTGAGGAAATTAAAGATGATAAGGAAAAGAATGAGCTGCGGAACATGCTGAAAGAGTCGCTGTTCGAGCGTTTATTCCGTACATTGCCAAAACAGAACAAGACGATGCTTGGCATTCAATATCGGATGCACAAAGAAATCATGGAGA harbors:
- a CDS encoding GbsR/MarR family transcriptional regulator, whose protein sequence is MEGKEALDKARERIIETIAQNIHLYGLTSSTGRQFGTMFFHDEPMTLDEMTEELGMSKTSMSTSVRALSDLKLVERAWKRGVRKDLYQVKDDWYQSFIDLFSIKWRRSISLHATAIKKSLGELERLVEDPTSSEEVKELARHDVSKLEYIRDYFEWLDRLVDAFEHHEIFDLVPLTKDLKEK
- a CDS encoding glycine betaine/L-proline ABC transporter ATP-binding protein; this translates as MEEMEMKKKIEVRNVSKIFGKNSKRAAQLLNEGKSKAEILKQTGTTVGVKSATFDVYDGEIFVIMGLSGSGKSTLVRMFNRLIEPTAGAIQIDGEDIVRMNKEQLRNVRRKKIGMVFQNFALFPHKTILENTEYGLEIQGVAKTDCQMKAKESLRLVGLAGYEDQYPNQLSGGMQQRVGLARALANDPDVLLMDEAFSALDPLIRKDMQDELLQLHHDMGKTIIFITHDLDEALRIGDRIALMKDGDIVQIGSPEEILMSPSNEYVEKFVEDVDLSKVLTAGHIMKKADTVQVDRGPRVALRLMKQLRISSIYVVDKGNRLLGAVTAQDTVAASESGASLDEVLIKDVPTTSADTVLTELFDTVSTTPIPMAVVDEQNHLEGIIIRGALIGALAGDGQFINESRTVEEDMEPAGMGVASNE
- a CDS encoding proline/glycine betaine ABC transporter permease; the encoded protein is MNNLLPRLPFADWIDTGIDWLVTQFGSVFDGLSGFLKGTVEGAVDLMAWVPSIVLAVLFALIAWFLSSRRIAIFSLLGLLFIDYLGYWHPMLQMLALVITSVVIALIIGIPLGIWGSQQPTVKKIINPILDLMQTMPAFVYLLPAIFFFNIGVVPGVVASVIFSMPPTIRLTMLGIEQVPKDLIEATEAFGSTTWQRLVKVQIPLAKPTIMAGVNQSIMLSLSMVVIASMVGAPGLGEEVYRAVTQLKTGVGFETGLSIVIVAIILDRITQHAGKKKQGGTLS
- a CDS encoding glycine betaine ABC transporter substrate-binding protein, with the translated sequence MTKKFLGLGAAALLALGLAACGNEDDNKGKKEETNGGSATSVGESVDYKITGIDPGAGIMEATDKALEEYDLDKWTVTTGSGAAMTAALKKAYDKEEPIIVTGWTPHWKFAKFDLKYLEDPKGVYGGEEQIHTIARKGLKEDLPEAYEILSNFHWTEDDMGSVMVAIQDGTKEADAARDWVDANADKISEWTEGVDPVDGDKINLAYVAWDSEIASHNVMKLVLEDMGYNVTLTQVEAGPLWTAIADGSADATLAAWLPVTHKTYADKFEGKFDDLGISMEGVKIGLVVPAYMDIDSIEDLKE
- a CDS encoding alpha/beta fold hydrolase, which gives rise to MSSRERNHVTVLGNGEKTIVFAHGFGCDQTVWRRIVPAFENDYRIVLFDYTGSGSSDKTLYSKERYSSLDGYALDVMDIAEELNLAHVIFVGHSVSSMIGAIASIERPDLMDQLIMIGPSPRYLNDGAYHGGFEREDINELLDMMELNYKEWAKYLAPVVMKNEERPELTSNFEKTLCENDPIIARRFAEVTFTSDVRDRLDDVVVPTLIMQTREDAISPIEVGEYVHSHIKGSEFVLMDAKGHNPHISDPEETIQVLRDYLTGDNH
- a CDS encoding sensor domain-containing diguanylate cyclase encodes the protein MDAQLNFAPCGYLVLTEDWHILDINQTLKEMLGIDNAPENMRDILTVPSKVYFQTYFVPVIHIHGRVEELYLTLKGKQGPLPVLMSARERNSRYECVLMQMSIRDEYENELLVAKRNAEQIQQETDKAYNTLLGLMNEVQEKQQELMDLNHRLQTMATTDPLTGLYNRRVFQERLAEQIEKAAEKHTVFSVLLFDIDYFKTVNDTYGHNVGDEVLKELAEKIKGQIPVQSTTARIGGEEFAIIQLEADQASSSAFAEKLRQHIATSIWRSKAITISIGIATYQEGDTAESMYIRADSALYTSKRSGRNRVARDTRQSMPR
- a CDS encoding general stress protein, producing the protein MEDKTFIGLYDNLNELSSEINELEHKGIDPARIYVIAKEESAVSVLRHRTSEEIKSEPSSWFDRFIGFLSGEDPVETMLVEAGFDSAEAKRYYQEVENGKYVLYIDGTLERTVYEVYADKRNNERKKQVNATEEENTGNLLKRDNMENQRPFGRAGGEVLFDHTRFEGDHDTGRDASTRGYPQSEREKELIRDYYEHNAEEDHPTENRIDIVPTVFQESQMDRQDALAEETETADSNLYVTNGEPDKKPIVIDLRNIPRKDQEGEQ
- a CDS encoding ATP-binding protein; its protein translation is MEQMKAACRLELTQRARKEIGRWVLDEVSFFAMQDYFDVYIEKMPAKQDVMTFSFFFDNETNGPLSRLLDERVAIMECVMKNEGFVALSFRVKGRREPVGTNRRLPARLKFQVGKAGQPMPIQLYTSLRELPIAEERSAYVEKRIASWEGYLRIEEKNADVADITARFSQVAVNEDFTQATFTCGGLEAKDWKAIAGFSAKWKGSGDDFGYVIDVNRSKRTVKIELKRHYQALARRGSLVPSGKETEIVFSNFAELSQIRRLRKGFKDLQDGFAANPNLEKILFEERPVVQITNKKAELDFHHPLNEFQREAVVGAMSANDLYVIQGPPGTGKTTVISELCLQLVKAGMRTLVASQSNLAVDNALGRLLSDSGIRILRYGRTESIEEEGKRFIEENVAHYWKEETLAAVNGQRKARSERMDSIAKEIAESEQALEKWQTELSVLEEAKKRKREARQEHEELSAALQAVEQKLLEAAGQREEYELEQVRLEGEMKQLDETIARLEMDIQSLHLDEPMQQEMDAVKDKVEVFRQVMRFYETKNAIEAAKLLLNRIKNDINENINRRNILRQLKEELAPIGELPALLEKVKSFPYDPSLPLKLEINSLHKHLATVRNGTYTYEFQEWKGVFERLENGISHLEGILRTNGYPLDSIQSKNSDLYRTADEMHDMIDAIGRFIKTKSPQISRLQPGQKAALFNRIAENLAYLYGKLEEVTGHANGIKEAAQAQAVSMFQSIKRELVMELDDSVAELEHDAIQFEADIVAHGEQLELLEQERDQLAPLVTGQEDLLVLQAELVEGEKKLVQNEQRLAQLRQAQTQLEMGRTTLADATANLERIQEKLDGLEQLQLDMTKDTAQYASGLQSLEEVLQMNPEERSAQVHAEMKALNEKIRRLAEEQTHLPLAMELQDEWSKLLEEAGDYDLEEIRKLYVRHANVIGTTCVASARKEFMEDYPTFDVVIIDEVSKATPPELLLPMLKGKKIILVGDHHQLPPLVGRETMEEFIEEIKDDKEKNELRNMLKESLFERLFRTLPKQNKTMLGIQYRMHKEIMETITPFYAEGAYELQCGLPDSDRTRDHLLTSRLIDRPDHLLWFDMPNEPAFFEAQVKGGTSLYNEAELRMIQELLVDLDAATVEAIQGGRLAPDAKKSVGVISFYGEQVKRIDRLIEQEVMPKHLHCRTGSVDKFQGMEMDIIILSFVRNHDQPSGTIGFAEDYRRLNVALSRARELLVVVGSSEMFTKQPKKAETKAMYSRLVEQVKSQNGFKEFATVERMG